The region ccaaacttaattaattaaattaaattaaatgtgacccaaaaataagATTTGTATCAtttcacataattttggtaattttatcaaattgaccaaaatgttaATAGAGGCCAGAGCAAGAATTTCTCATTCTTAAGCCCAATAGATTGGAATTCAAAcgtcaatcaatttttcttatacttattggctcgactataaagtcctaGTTGCCAgacaaaaattaatatttttatgtcatagtattttctattttatttaaccGAGATTTTTCTTccattatattttatttcttgatccaagaccaatctttctttgcataaagctagatcaTTTACCAGATCATTATAGCGGCAATAAAATTCACTAATCATTGCAAATTCATAATatgttttatcaaaataatatttcacataattcttcaccagCTACTAACGAGTGTTCAAAATACAGGATGTTACAAAAACTTTCTACCATTATTGtatcatttttttcaattattatgTGAATAAATCACTTTtcacgaaaaaaaaaaaaacaattcagCATATAAAAATGTTCTAGACTTTTACATTTTAAAATTTGTTTGAAATTtaatttttaccaaaatttttttttttaaaaaaaaagtaccaAAAAGAAATTGTTAGAGGAAAGAATAAACAATAtagaaaggaaaaaaatgaaaaaatattttgaaaCTTATTTTTTAAGTTCCAAACAAATGTCAAACATCAAGGAAAAGAAAATAATTGAATGATTTATTATATAAAACTGAGGAAAAAGATCAATTATCAACATGAATATACATTAAATCCCAAATTACATCTTTCAACCACCAGTACCCTTTTTCCATCCCTACGTAATTAGCatgaacaaaataaataaatatatatatataaaaagaaaataaaaaaataaaaaaagacaaCCCTTGCATTGCATCAGTCCACGTGATGTAAGTTTTGCACAATCATTAATCCTGCTAAATAAATATCACAGATTTTGTTCACGTCTCTTTAATCAATCGAATGGATGATCAATTTCTTGGCCACCAAGCGAATGCCTGCATTCTGCTGATAGTCATATGGATCTAAGGAGAAAAATGCATCGACGAAGGTTCCAGGAGGGAGCAAGGAATTGAGCTCTGCAGCATCAAATTTACTAAATACCAGCCTGTGAacagacccactactttccttttgaTAGATCTCTGTGGCATATATGGCAATCTCTCCGCATACTGCGGTTGGTATGCTGCCGTATAGTATAGGTTAGTTGAGTCAGGTAAGCCTTCCAAAAAAACTGTTAGAGAAAAagcaaaattgaaagaaaaataataaaataacttACTGCAATCTGACTGTTGGGTAGTTGTAGAAGCCCATTTTTCGAGTCACAACAGGTCTCCATTCGGAGCTGCTCTCAGATTCCACAGTCATCTTTTGGACAATGTCATTGCACGAATCAAGAACCCTCCACAAACTTGGTGATGCGTCAACAACAAAATTCAATCTAGGCCGTCCAGCATGATCAACAAACTTTGCACTTATTCCAAAACGCACTTTCAGACGAGGACATCGAAGCTGCAAAGTGTTATCTCTGTGCAGCAACTTGATCTTCTTACTCCCGCGAAACAATGGAACAAAGCATGCACTGATAAAAGGGATAGAAACTGCATCAGGCTCAATAAATTCCCCACAGGTGTTGTTACAGTGATTTACAGCAGCAATTGATGACAAATCAGAAGAGACCGAAATGGATCTCTCGTCCACGTTAATGTCTGTCTGGTGGGAGTGGGACTCTATCATAATTCCACTTGTAAGTTGAGCCATATTAAAAGGATCTGGTTGAGGTGGATTAGATTCAACCATATTATAGACCTCTCTGTTAGGAGCCACAAAAGATGATATTGGGTGATTCTCAATCATTATTTGATTTGTAGAAGATAATGTTGACCTATTTCCATTATTTAAACTTGCTGAGGGTACATTGTCGTTTAAGCTTGTCCCCTCAGGAGACGATTTTCCATTACTGGTACGACTTCTTGTTATAGCATTTGGAGAAATCCAACTATTTGTGGTAAATATATCTGGTAGGCTTGACTCCTGTAATCATGTGACCACTAAAattaattttcatataaataatAACCAACTTATTTAAAACTTGTCCATCTATATTAACCACTGACACTTAAAATTCTTGTCTGTGGTAATTAGGGATGGAGAAAATTCTAGTCAAATAATTGAAGGTTGTCGGTCAGCGAATAATAGCAATATAATAAACTCACGTAACAGTTAAGTGCAGAATAAAGATTGATGAACAGAAATACTGGTGGCAACATACTGAATTCAAATCAGTTGTTATTGTTCCTATAAAATCGATCTTGGTGGAATAGAACCAAGCATCATTGCACTAGAAATTCCATCAAATTAACATACACAATTCTCTGGGATAGAGCAGTTGACAGGAACA is a window of Humulus lupulus chromosome 4, drHumLupu1.1, whole genome shotgun sequence DNA encoding:
- the LOC133830654 gene encoding protein NEN1-like; translation: MGSSEDRYEIAFFDVETTVPTRPGVGFAILEFGSILVCPRRLEELENYSTLVRPSDLSLISSLSVRCNGITRDAVVAAPTFSDIADRVYDILHGRIWAGHNILRFDCPRIREAYAEIGRPAPEPKGTIDSLALLTQKFGRRAGDMKMATLATYFGLGQQTHRSLDDVRMNLEVLKYCATVLFLESSLPDIFTTNSWISPNAITRSRTSNGKSSPEGTSLNDNVPSASLNNGNRSTLSSTNQIMIENHPISSFVAPNREVYNMVESNPPQPDPFNMAQLTSGIMIESHSHQTDINVDERSISVSSDLSSIAAVNHCNNTCGEFIEPDAVSIPFISACFVPLFRGSKKIKLLHRDNTLQLRCPRLKVRFGISAKFVDHAGRPRLNFVVDASPSLWRVLDSCNDIVQKMTVESESSSEWRPVVTRKMGFYNYPTVRLHIPTAVCGEIAIYATEIYQKESSGSVHRLVFSKFDAAELNSLLPPGTFVDAFFSLDPYDYQQNAGIRLVAKKLIIHSID